One part of the Streptomyces ferrugineus genome encodes these proteins:
- a CDS encoding ABC transporter substrate-binding protein, whose translation MPITKRRRPFVRSVAVSVAVALGATALAACGSEDDSETESGPVSLTYWTWTPGMDKVVDLWNKGQGKKDRITVTVKKQASGDTLVTKILTAHKAGKAPDLVQAEYQALPTLVSNDAVADIASEVGDAKGKFADGVWQQTTLGTDAVYAVPQDIGPMMFYYREDLFEKYGLSVPATWEEFAETARALKKKAPDTDLTTFSANDSGLFAGLAQQAGAKWWTTSGEKWKVGIDDAASQKVAGFWGDLVKEGAIDNQPMYTPAWNKALNTGKQIAWVSAVWAPGTLTTAAPDTKGKWAMAPLPQWSESQNVTGSWGGSSTAVTTDSGHKAAAAKFAAWLNTDDAALQALAKESGIYPAATNAQTSGAFATPPDYFSNQSDFYTKAAEIAKTTAPSAWGPNVNVAYTTFKDAFGKAAKDKSDFAAALKTMQDDTVADLEKQGFEVAE comes from the coding sequence ATGCCCATCACGAAGCGCCGGCGGCCCTTTGTCAGAAGTGTTGCTGTGTCCGTCGCCGTCGCCCTCGGCGCCACCGCCCTCGCCGCGTGCGGCTCCGAGGACGACAGCGAGACCGAGTCCGGCCCCGTCTCGCTGACGTACTGGACCTGGACGCCCGGCATGGACAAGGTCGTCGACCTGTGGAACAAGGGCCAGGGCAAGAAGGACCGGATCACGGTCACGGTGAAGAAGCAGGCGTCCGGCGACACGCTGGTCACCAAGATCCTCACCGCGCACAAGGCCGGCAAGGCCCCGGACCTGGTGCAGGCCGAGTACCAGGCGCTGCCGACACTGGTCAGCAATGACGCGGTCGCGGACATAGCGAGCGAAGTCGGCGACGCCAAGGGCAAGTTCGCCGACGGCGTCTGGCAGCAGACCACGCTGGGCACGGACGCGGTGTACGCGGTCCCCCAGGACATCGGGCCGATGATGTTCTACTACCGCGAGGACCTGTTCGAGAAGTACGGCCTGTCGGTCCCGGCCACCTGGGAGGAGTTCGCCGAGACGGCCCGGGCGCTGAAGAAGAAGGCCCCGGACACGGACCTGACCACGTTCTCCGCCAATGACTCCGGCCTCTTCGCGGGCCTCGCCCAGCAGGCCGGCGCCAAGTGGTGGACGACCTCCGGCGAGAAGTGGAAGGTCGGCATCGACGACGCCGCCTCCCAGAAGGTCGCGGGGTTCTGGGGCGACCTCGTCAAGGAGGGCGCCATCGACAACCAGCCCATGTACACGCCGGCCTGGAACAAGGCGCTGAACACCGGCAAGCAGATCGCCTGGGTCAGCGCGGTGTGGGCCCCGGGCACGCTGACCACGGCCGCGCCCGACACCAAGGGCAAGTGGGCCATGGCCCCGCTCCCCCAGTGGTCCGAGTCGCAGAACGTCACCGGCAGCTGGGGCGGCTCCTCCACCGCCGTCACCACCGACTCGGGGCACAAGGCGGCCGCCGCGAAGTTCGCCGCCTGGCTGAACACCGACGACGCCGCCCTCCAGGCGCTGGCCAAGGAGAGCGGCATCTACCCGGCCGCCACGAACGCCCAGACCAGCGGCGCCTTCGCCACCCCGCCGGACTACTTCTCGAACCAGTCGGACTTCTACACCAAGGCCGCCGAGATCGCGAAGACCACCGCCCCGTCCGCCTGGGGCCCCAACGTGAACGTCGCCTACACGACCTTCAAGGACGCCTTCGGCAAGGCCGCCAAGGACAAGTCGGACTTCGCCGCCGCGCTGAAGACCATGCAGGACGACACGGTCGCCGACCTCGAGAAGCAGGGCTTCGAGGTCGCCGAGTGA
- a CDS encoding SseB family protein: MDTPANDYTATPARRALDALADNTEDSAALDTLASSDVLVPVPDDVGEADATDPGAVALPVIERPGGEPVVPVFTSEPAMAELLPYISRYRLVPLGALASQWPAEDLALTIDAGSEHPLTLTSEGVRTLLARP, translated from the coding sequence ATGGACACACCCGCGAACGACTACACCGCCACACCGGCCCGGCGGGCGCTGGACGCGCTGGCCGACAACACCGAGGACAGCGCGGCGCTGGACACGCTCGCGAGCAGCGATGTCCTCGTCCCCGTGCCCGACGACGTGGGCGAGGCGGACGCCACCGACCCCGGTGCCGTGGCGCTGCCGGTCATCGAGCGGCCGGGCGGTGAGCCGGTCGTCCCGGTGTTCACCTCCGAGCCCGCGATGGCCGAGTTGCTGCCCTACATCTCCCGCTACCGCCTGGTCCCGCTGGGCGCACTCGCCTCCCAGTGGCCGGCCGAGGACCTGGCCCTCACCATAGACGCCGGCTCCGAACACCCCCTGACCCTGACCTCGGAGGGGGTACGGACCCTGCTGGCGCGACCGTAG
- a CDS encoding beta-galactosidase produces MPETTPRGLTGLAFGGDYNPEQWPEDVWREDVRLMREAGVTMVSVGIFSWALLEPSPGVYDFGWLDRVLDLLHEHGIRVDLGTPTVCPPVWFYRAHPEALPVTADGVRHEFGSRAAICHSNADYRAAAATITTKLAERYGDHPALAMWHVHNEYGVPVSACYCDSCAAHFRRWLAATHETVDAVNEAWGTAFWGQRYANLEEINPPRTTPTSVNPAQALDYKRFADATMRENFRMERDILHRLSPGVPVTTNFMTALSQCDSVDYWAWGREVDIVTNDHYLITDGRRTHVNLAMAADLTRSVAGGAPWILLEHSTSGVNWQPRNPAKAPGQMARNSLGHVARGSEGAMFFQWRQSRRGAEKFHSAMVPHGGTDTRVWREVVELGAALDSLSPLRGTRTRADVAMLWDWNSWWAQNLDWRPSEDHDPRERADAFYEVLYDRHLTVDFAHPEADLSAHPLVVVPALYLMTEAAGRNLRRYVENGGTLVVSYFSGIVDEHDAVHEGAYPGPLRDVLGLTIEEFSPLLQDQLVRITGPDGSELSGDVWTEFVVPRGAETVWTYADGLTAGHPAVTRHRLGEGTAWYVSTRLGVEGLDALLGWAIEDAQVAPRADLPRDVEVVRRAGESGSFLFAINHTDSDAKVPLEAPGTELLTGERAAGRLEVPAGAVRVVRLDG; encoded by the coding sequence ATGCCGGAGACCACCCCCAGGGGCCTGACCGGGCTCGCCTTCGGTGGGGACTACAACCCCGAGCAGTGGCCGGAAGACGTCTGGCGGGAGGACGTCCGGCTGATGCGCGAGGCCGGCGTCACGATGGTGAGTGTCGGGATCTTCTCCTGGGCCCTGCTGGAACCCTCACCCGGGGTGTACGACTTCGGGTGGCTCGACCGCGTCCTCGACCTGCTGCACGAGCACGGCATCCGCGTCGACCTGGGCACCCCCACCGTGTGCCCGCCGGTGTGGTTCTACCGGGCCCACCCCGAGGCCCTGCCCGTCACGGCGGACGGCGTGCGCCACGAGTTCGGCTCCCGCGCCGCGATCTGCCACAGCAACGCCGACTACCGGGCGGCGGCCGCCACCATCACCACCAAGCTCGCCGAACGCTACGGTGACCACCCGGCCCTCGCGATGTGGCACGTGCACAACGAGTACGGCGTCCCCGTCTCGGCCTGCTACTGCGACTCCTGCGCCGCCCACTTCCGCCGCTGGCTGGCGGCGACTCACGAGACCGTCGACGCGGTCAACGAGGCCTGGGGCACCGCCTTCTGGGGCCAGCGTTACGCGAACTTGGAGGAGATCAACCCGCCGCGCACGACCCCGACGTCGGTCAACCCGGCCCAGGCACTGGACTACAAGCGGTTCGCCGACGCCACGATGCGCGAGAACTTCCGTATGGAGCGGGACATCCTGCACCGCCTCTCGCCCGGTGTCCCGGTCACCACCAACTTCATGACGGCCCTCAGCCAGTGCGACTCCGTCGACTACTGGGCCTGGGGCCGTGAGGTCGACATCGTCACCAACGACCACTACCTGATCACCGACGGCCGCCGCACCCACGTCAACCTCGCCATGGCCGCCGACCTCACCCGCTCGGTGGCCGGGGGAGCGCCCTGGATCCTCCTGGAGCACTCCACCTCGGGCGTCAACTGGCAGCCCCGCAACCCCGCCAAGGCCCCCGGCCAGATGGCCCGCAACTCCCTCGGCCATGTCGCGCGCGGCTCCGAGGGCGCCATGTTCTTCCAGTGGCGCCAGTCCCGGCGCGGCGCCGAGAAGTTCCACTCGGCGATGGTCCCGCACGGCGGCACGGACACGCGTGTATGGCGCGAGGTGGTCGAACTCGGCGCCGCCCTCGACTCGTTGAGCCCTCTGCGCGGCACCCGCACCCGGGCCGACGTGGCGATGCTGTGGGACTGGAACTCCTGGTGGGCGCAGAACCTCGACTGGCGCCCCAGCGAGGACCACGACCCGCGCGAGCGCGCCGACGCCTTCTACGAGGTGCTCTACGACCGCCACCTCACGGTCGACTTCGCCCACCCGGAAGCCGACTTGTCGGCCCATCCCCTTGTCGTCGTGCCGGCCCTGTACCTGATGACGGAGGCGGCCGGCCGTAATCTGCGCCGGTACGTCGAGAACGGCGGCACCCTCGTCGTGTCGTACTTCTCCGGCATCGTCGACGAGCACGACGCCGTGCACGAGGGCGCCTACCCCGGGCCGCTGCGAGACGTCCTCGGCCTGACGATCGAGGAGTTCTCCCCGCTGCTCCAGGACCAGCTGGTGCGCATCACCGGCCCCGACGGCTCCGAGCTGAGCGGCGACGTGTGGACGGAGTTCGTCGTCCCGCGCGGTGCCGAGACCGTCTGGACCTACGCCGACGGACTGACCGCCGGCCACCCGGCCGTCACCCGGCACCGCCTCGGCGAGGGCACCGCCTGGTACGTCTCCACCCGCCTGGGCGTCGAGGGCCTCGACGCGCTGCTCGGCTGGGCGATCGAGGACGCCCAGGTCGCACCGCGTGCCGACCTTCCCCGCGATGTCGAGGTGGTGCGCCGCGCCGGTGAGTCGGGCAGCTTCCTGTTCGCGATCAACCACACCGACTCCGACGCCAAGGTGCCGCTGGAGGCGCCCGGCACCGAGCTGTTGACCGGTGAACGCGCCGCGGGCCGCCTCGAGGTCCCCGCCGGAGCCGTCCGGGTCGTGCGACTCGACGGCTGA
- a CDS encoding MBL fold metallo-hydrolase, whose protein sequence is MRVVLLGTAAGGGFPRWNCACVRCDAARDGKLPARGPECAAVTGNSRDWWLLNTSPDLRTQLTAVAALWPGPRHTPVRGVLLTDAEADHVAGLAVLRDAAGLKTYAAPPVLAALGPARAALDRQAPWEWADSLAEGGFVLAGGLVVTAHPVAGRAPAYVPARSSDRRWVSVYRIEAWPPGGSWCTHLA, encoded by the coding sequence TTGAGGGTCGTCCTGCTCGGCACCGCCGCCGGAGGCGGCTTCCCACGCTGGAACTGCGCCTGTGTGCGGTGCGACGCCGCCCGTGACGGCAAGCTGCCCGCCCGCGGCCCGGAGTGCGCCGCCGTCACCGGCAACTCCCGCGACTGGTGGCTGCTGAACACCTCGCCGGACCTGCGCACCCAGCTCACCGCCGTGGCCGCCCTGTGGCCCGGCCCCCGTCACACCCCGGTACGGGGCGTGCTGCTGACCGACGCCGAGGCCGACCATGTGGCGGGCCTGGCCGTGCTGCGCGATGCCGCGGGGCTGAAGACCTACGCCGCTCCACCGGTGCTCGCCGCCCTGGGCCCGGCGCGGGCGGCACTCGACCGGCAGGCCCCGTGGGAGTGGGCGGACAGTCTGGCGGAGGGCGGGTTCGTGCTGGCCGGCGGCCTGGTCGTCACGGCGCATCCGGTCGCCGGGAGGGCCCCGGCGTATGTGCCGGCCCGGAGCTCGGATCGGCGCTGGGTGAGCGTGTACCGCATCGAGGCCTGGCCACCGGGCGGGTCCTGGTGTACGCACCTCGCGTGA
- a CDS encoding MBL fold metallo-hydrolase — protein MSTWSPLLDDLIATADCVVLDGTHFAGDEPARAGRHLPVSGPAGTLTALARHPHARRIYTHLADTNPLLDPGSAARAQVARAGVEVLPDGVELGL, from the coding sequence GTGAGCACCTGGTCCCCGCTGCTGGACGACCTGATCGCCACGGCGGACTGCGTCGTCCTGGACGGCACCCACTTCGCGGGTGACGAGCCGGCGCGGGCCGGGCGCCACCTGCCCGTCTCGGGGCCGGCCGGCACCCTGACCGCCCTGGCCCGGCACCCGCACGCCCGCCGGATCTACACCCACCTCGCCGACACCAACCCCCTGCTCGACCCGGGCTCGGCGGCCCGGGCACAGGTGGCGCGGGCGGGTGTCGAAGTGCTGCCCGACGGCGTGGAGCTCGGGCTCTGA
- a CDS encoding LacI family DNA-binding transcriptional regulator: protein MTMSNTGGRRRPPTIHDVARVAGVSRGTVSRVLNGGHYVSPAAQEAVNAAIRKTGYVVNRHARSLITGRSDSVGFLLTEPQERFFEDPNFNVLLSGCTQALAAHDIPLLLMLAGTKDERRRITRYITAGHVDGVLLVSSHSGDRVAEELREAGVPLVQCGKPMGPGSKVSYVAADDRDGARDMVRHLLSLGRRRIGVVSGPLDTPGGVDRLAGYKEVLTEAGVEIDERLIVSGDYSRASGEEGAERLLAQAPDLDAVFVASDLMAQGALAALRRAGRRVPEDVAVGGFDDSAAATEAKPALTTIHQPYDRISAEMVRLLLAQIGGEDPAAVILPTELVKRDST from the coding sequence ATGACCATGAGCAACACGGGGGGCCGACGCAGGCCGCCGACGATCCACGACGTGGCGCGCGTGGCCGGAGTCTCACGGGGCACCGTCTCGCGCGTGCTCAACGGCGGGCACTACGTCAGCCCGGCCGCCCAGGAGGCGGTCAACGCGGCGATCCGCAAGACCGGTTACGTCGTCAACCGGCATGCCCGCTCGCTGATCACGGGGCGTTCGGACTCGGTCGGCTTCCTGCTGACCGAGCCGCAGGAGAGGTTCTTCGAGGACCCCAACTTCAACGTCCTGCTGAGCGGTTGCACGCAGGCGCTCGCCGCGCACGACATCCCGCTGCTGCTGATGCTGGCGGGCACGAAGGACGAACGGCGACGCATAACGCGGTACATCACCGCCGGTCATGTCGACGGGGTGCTGCTGGTCTCCAGCCACTCCGGTGACCGGGTCGCCGAGGAGCTGCGCGAGGCCGGTGTGCCCCTCGTGCAGTGCGGCAAGCCCATGGGGCCCGGCTCCAAGGTGAGCTATGTGGCGGCGGACGACCGCGACGGCGCCCGTGACATGGTGCGCCACCTGCTGTCGCTGGGCCGCCGCCGGATCGGCGTGGTCAGCGGCCCGCTGGACACGCCGGGCGGTGTCGACCGTCTCGCCGGGTACAAGGAGGTGCTCACGGAGGCGGGCGTCGAGATCGACGAGCGGCTCATCGTCTCCGGCGACTACAGCCGGGCCAGCGGCGAGGAGGGCGCCGAGCGGCTGCTGGCGCAGGCCCCGGACCTGGACGCCGTGTTCGTGGCCTCCGACCTGATGGCACAGGGCGCCCTGGCGGCGCTGCGCCGGGCGGGCCGCCGGGTGCCCGAGGACGTCGCCGTGGGCGGCTTCGACGACTCGGCCGCGGCGACCGAGGCCAAGCCCGCCCTCACCACGATCCACCAGCCCTACGACCGCATCAGCGCCGAGATGGTGCGGCTGCTGCTCGCGCAGATCGGCGGGGAGGACCCGGCGGCGGTGATCCTGCCGACGGAGCTGGTGAAGCGCGATTCGACGTGA
- a CDS encoding glycoside hydrolase family 53 protein: MFHPRRTLKALLPPLTAGLALTALPAQTASAADTLTNGGFESDGAGAATPAGWSEYGSTAASFSESGGRSGSHRLSHWASSAYKVETYQYLSGLTNGNYKLTAWVRSGGGQNSAYIALKNCGGAEQRTDLPVSASGWIRIVVPVNVTSNQCTISINSDANAGNWINVDDLTFASGTSGTSIHGADISSLAKSEAKGGVYRTASGSTGDAVTILRNAGMNYARLKVWVNPADGYNNKTRVLAMAKRVKAAGMKLLVDFHYSDTWADPGAQSKPAAWSSHSYSQLKTDVYNHTYDVLNALKAQGTTADMVQVGNEINGGMLWNEGSTSNWSQLAGLLNSGYDAVKAVNPSTTVALHLAKGGDLSGTRWWFDSAVANGVKFDAIGLSFYGYWHGSLHDFQTTLDDAAARYGKPVFVAETAYPFRLDSEDAHEEIINTTGELVAGYPANTAGQRRWMNDVTSIVEAVPNGRGLGVFYWEATWTAVTGNGWDPTDPSSGNGWENQALFGYDDKALSSMAWFSHR; this comes from the coding sequence ATGTTCCATCCCAGACGCACCCTCAAAGCCCTGCTGCCGCCGCTCACCGCGGGGCTCGCTCTCACCGCCCTGCCGGCGCAGACCGCCTCGGCGGCCGACACGCTCACCAACGGCGGCTTCGAGTCCGACGGCGCCGGCGCGGCCACACCGGCCGGCTGGTCGGAATACGGCTCGACCGCCGCCTCCTTCTCGGAGTCCGGTGGCCGCAGCGGGAGTCACCGGCTGAGCCACTGGGCGTCCTCCGCTTACAAGGTGGAGACGTACCAGTACCTGTCGGGGCTGACCAACGGCAACTACAAGCTCACCGCGTGGGTTCGCTCCGGCGGCGGCCAGAACTCGGCGTACATAGCCCTGAAGAACTGCGGCGGCGCCGAGCAGCGCACCGACCTCCCCGTCTCGGCGAGCGGCTGGATCCGTATCGTCGTGCCGGTCAATGTGACCAGCAACCAGTGCACGATCAGCATCAACAGTGACGCGAACGCGGGCAACTGGATCAATGTCGACGACCTGACCTTCGCGTCCGGCACGTCCGGCACCTCGATCCACGGCGCCGACATCTCCTCCCTCGCCAAGAGCGAGGCCAAGGGCGGCGTCTACAGGACCGCCTCCGGCAGCACCGGCGACGCGGTCACCATCCTGAGGAACGCCGGCATGAACTACGCGCGCCTGAAAGTCTGGGTCAACCCGGCCGACGGCTACAACAACAAGACGCGTGTCCTCGCCATGGCCAAGCGCGTCAAGGCGGCCGGCATGAAACTGCTGGTCGACTTCCACTACTCGGACACCTGGGCCGACCCGGGCGCGCAGTCCAAGCCGGCCGCCTGGTCCAGTCACTCGTACAGTCAACTCAAGACCGATGTGTACAACCACACGTACGACGTGTTGAACGCGTTGAAGGCTCAAGGCACCACGGCCGACATGGTCCAGGTGGGCAATGAGATCAACGGCGGCATGCTGTGGAACGAGGGCTCCACGAGCAACTGGTCGCAGCTCGCCGGTCTGCTCAACTCCGGCTACGACGCGGTCAAGGCGGTCAACCCGTCCACCACGGTCGCCCTGCACCTCGCCAAGGGCGGCGACCTGTCCGGCACCCGCTGGTGGTTCGACAGCGCGGTCGCGAACGGCGTGAAGTTCGACGCGATCGGCCTGTCGTTCTACGGCTACTGGCACGGCTCGCTCCACGACTTCCAGACGACCCTGGACGACGCGGCCGCCCGCTACGGCAAGCCGGTCTTCGTCGCCGAGACGGCGTACCCGTTCCGTCTGGACAGCGAGGACGCGCACGAGGAGATCATCAACACCACCGGTGAACTGGTCGCCGGCTACCCGGCGAACACGGCCGGGCAGCGCCGGTGGATGAACGACGTCACGAGCATCGTGGAGGCCGTCCCGAACGGCCGTGGCCTCGGCGTCTTCTACTGGGAGGCGACCTGGACCGCCGTCACGGGCAACGGCTGGGACCCGACCGACCCCTCCTCCGGCAACGGCTGGGAGAACCAGGCCCTGTTCGGCTACGACGACAAGGCGCTCTCGTCGATGGCGTGGTTCAGCCACCGGTGA
- a CDS encoding carbohydrate ABC transporter permease: MSSLAVGKADTAAGVTPGAARSRPPLRRRIALVPTAALLLGALYCLLPVAWVVIAATKSGSELFATFTFLPGTGFADNVSDLNAYRDGVYWQWMGNSALYAGLGALLSTLVSAFSGYALAVYRFPGREAIFNTLLAGVLMPPVILAVPQYLLLAKADLTDAYLGVLLPQILSPYGVYLSRIYASAAVPADVVEAGRMDGAGEWRIFTRVALPMMVPGMVTVFLFQFVAIWNNFLLPYIMLSDDEKFPITLGLFTLLEQGANTPALYTLVITGAFLAVIPLVALFLVIQRFWSLDLLSGAVKS; encoded by the coding sequence ATGAGCTCCCTCGCCGTCGGCAAGGCCGACACGGCCGCGGGTGTCACGCCCGGCGCCGCCCGGAGCCGACCGCCGCTGCGCCGCCGGATCGCGCTGGTGCCGACCGCCGCTCTGCTGCTCGGCGCGCTCTACTGCCTGCTGCCCGTGGCGTGGGTGGTGATCGCGGCGACGAAGTCCGGCAGCGAGCTGTTCGCCACGTTCACCTTCCTGCCGGGCACCGGCTTCGCGGACAACGTCTCGGACCTGAACGCCTACCGCGACGGCGTGTACTGGCAGTGGATGGGCAACTCCGCTCTGTACGCCGGTCTCGGCGCCCTGCTGTCGACGCTCGTCTCGGCGTTCAGCGGCTATGCGCTGGCCGTCTACCGCTTCCCGGGCCGCGAGGCGATCTTCAACACGCTGCTCGCGGGCGTGCTGATGCCGCCGGTCATCCTCGCCGTCCCGCAGTACCTGCTGCTGGCGAAGGCCGACCTGACGGACGCGTACCTGGGTGTGCTGCTGCCGCAGATCCTCTCGCCGTACGGCGTCTACCTCTCGCGGATCTACGCGAGCGCGGCCGTCCCCGCCGACGTCGTCGAGGCCGGGCGGATGGACGGGGCGGGCGAGTGGCGGATCTTCACCAGGGTGGCGCTGCCGATGATGGTGCCCGGCATGGTCACCGTGTTCCTGTTCCAGTTCGTGGCGATCTGGAACAACTTCCTGCTGCCGTACATCATGCTCAGCGACGACGAGAAGTTCCCGATCACGCTGGGTCTGTTCACGCTCCTCGAACAGGGTGCCAACACTCCGGCGCTGTACACGCTGGTGATCACCGGCGCGTTCCTCGCGGTCATCCCGCTGGTCGCGCTCTTCCTGGTCATCCAGCGGTTCTGGAGCCTGGATCTGCTCTCCGGGGCCGTAAAGTCATGA
- a CDS encoding MarR family winged helix-turn-helix transcriptional regulator, whose amino-acid sequence MAAKTADAGLEERWRDILSVHARTMCEIDRVLHPHGLGASDFEVLDILVSATPEEGGQCRVQNLAGRVHLSQSALSRLIGRLEKDGLLERSVCAEDRRGVFVTLTRKGRDLHAEVLPLQREALARMLGG is encoded by the coding sequence ATGGCAGCGAAAACGGCCGACGCGGGGCTCGAGGAACGGTGGCGGGACATCCTGTCGGTGCACGCGCGCACCATGTGTGAGATCGACCGGGTCCTGCATCCGCACGGCCTGGGCGCGAGCGACTTCGAGGTGCTCGACATCCTCGTGTCGGCGACGCCCGAGGAGGGCGGGCAGTGCCGGGTGCAGAACCTCGCCGGCCGGGTGCATCTCAGCCAGAGCGCGCTGTCGCGGCTGATCGGCCGGCTGGAGAAGGACGGCCTGCTGGAGCGTTCCGTGTGCGCGGAGGACCGGCGCGGCGTGTTCGTCACCCTCACCCGCAAGGGGCGTGACCTGCACGCCGAGGTCCTGCCGTTGCAGCGCGAGGCGCTGGCCCGGATGCTCGGCGGCTGA
- a CDS encoding helix-turn-helix domain-containing protein, protein MLRTPAGRRRLDILEWLKDPVAHFPDQGHADPVEDGVTADAVAGKLGLSLEAAETHLALLVNIGLLRTKRIGPCVHYRRDEMRIAEVARMFEKGW, encoded by the coding sequence ATGCTGAGGACTCCCGCCGGCCGGCGGCGGCTGGACATTCTGGAATGGCTCAAGGACCCGGTCGCGCACTTCCCGGACCAGGGACACGCCGACCCGGTCGAGGACGGTGTCACCGCGGACGCCGTCGCCGGGAAGCTCGGCCTGTCGCTCGAGGCCGCCGAGACCCACCTCGCTCTCCTCGTGAACATCGGCCTGCTGCGCACCAAGCGGATCGGGCCGTGCGTGCACTATCGGCGGGACGAGATGCGGATCGCCGAGGTGGCGCGGATGTTCGAGAAGGGCTGGTAG
- a CDS encoding VOC family protein: MTAGVSTIIYPVKDLDRAKALFGALLRTEPYADEPYYVGYKDAGQDVGLDPNGHAKGMTGPVPYWHVADIRATHAALLEAGAEPLQDVHDVGGGRLIASVKDADGNLVGLLQDPTG, from the coding sequence ATGACCGCCGGAGTCAGCACGATCATCTACCCCGTCAAGGACCTCGACCGGGCGAAGGCCCTGTTCGGCGCCCTGCTGCGGACGGAGCCGTATGCGGACGAGCCGTACTACGTCGGCTACAAGGACGCCGGACAGGACGTCGGCCTGGACCCCAACGGGCACGCCAAGGGCATGACCGGCCCGGTGCCCTACTGGCACGTGGCCGACATCCGGGCGACCCACGCGGCCCTGCTGGAGGCGGGCGCCGAGCCGCTGCAGGACGTGCACGACGTCGGTGGCGGCAGGCTGATCGCCTCCGTGAAGGACGCCGACGGCAATCTCGTCGGGCTGCTCCAGGACCCGACCGGCTGA
- a CDS encoding carbohydrate ABC transporter permease — protein MTTASRKAYGVKGAPYAFLLPAAVLFLLFFALPIGYAIWLSFRKVKVSGLGLGSGARKEVWAGLENYTDALTDSELVNGALRVLGYGCIVVPVMLGLALLFALMLDSDKVRLAPFTRLAIFLPYAIPGVVAALLWGFLYLPDVSPFYFVLEKLGLPQPDLLDGGPLYLALSNIAVWGGTGFNMIVIYTSLQAIPAEVYEAAKLDGATPLQIALRIKIPMVAPSLVLTFFFSIIATLQVFNEPTTLKPLTNSVSTTWSPLMKVYQDAFGKGDIHAAAAQATIIAVATLLLSFGFLRVANRRNKQEAAR, from the coding sequence GTGACCACCGCAAGCCGGAAGGCGTACGGGGTGAAGGGGGCCCCGTACGCCTTCCTCCTCCCCGCAGCCGTCCTCTTCCTCCTCTTCTTCGCCCTGCCCATCGGCTACGCGATCTGGCTCAGCTTCCGCAAGGTGAAGGTCTCCGGGCTCGGCCTCGGTTCCGGCGCTCGTAAGGAGGTCTGGGCCGGCCTGGAGAACTACACGGACGCCCTCACCGACAGTGAGCTGGTCAACGGCGCGCTGCGCGTCCTCGGCTACGGCTGCATCGTGGTGCCGGTGATGCTGGGCCTGGCCCTGCTGTTCGCGCTGATGCTGGACTCCGACAAGGTGCGCCTCGCGCCCTTCACCCGGCTCGCGATCTTCCTGCCGTACGCCATCCCGGGCGTGGTGGCCGCGCTGCTGTGGGGCTTTCTGTACCTGCCGGACGTCAGCCCGTTCTACTTCGTGCTGGAGAAGCTGGGCCTTCCGCAGCCGGACCTGCTGGACGGCGGTCCGCTGTATCTCGCCCTCTCCAACATCGCGGTGTGGGGCGGCACCGGCTTCAACATGATCGTCATCTACACCTCACTCCAGGCCATTCCGGCCGAGGTGTACGAGGCGGCGAAGCTGGACGGCGCCACCCCGCTGCAGATCGCGCTGCGGATCAAGATCCCGATGGTGGCGCCCTCGCTGGTGCTGACCTTCTTCTTCTCGATCATCGCCACGCTCCAGGTGTTCAACGAGCCGACCACCCTGAAGCCGCTCACCAACTCCGTGTCCACGACCTGGAGTCCGCTGATGAAGGTGTACCAGGACGCCTTCGGCAAGGGCGACATCCACGCGGCGGCCGCCCAGGCGACGATCATCGCCGTGGCCACGCTGCTGCTGTCCTTCGGATTCCTGCGGGTCGCCAACCGTCGTAACAAGCAGGAGGCAGCCCGATGA